A region of the Aethina tumida isolate Nest 87 chromosome 3, icAetTumi1.1, whole genome shotgun sequence genome:
TCACATATTGTTCACCGTACATATCGTTTCATTCAACcgatttagaaaatataagaaacgatataaatattgtatatggaAAGGTTGAACCGAATTTGAACTTCCACGTCAGTTATTGGATATTCTATCCTTACAACGAAGGAAaggaaatatgttttataggtAAGTACAAGTAACAAATgtacgaaaaataaaatttcaattaaaattaaatttgtttccatttcacTGTTATTTAATCACgaaccaaataaaaaatgtaatacgtAATACGTTGATTTAGAAAACTATAGCCAAAAAGGTAAAATGATAATCGTCACGTAggtgtttcaaaataattagtgAAACCAGTTACAGCGAGAGTAGAATATATAttagcaaataaaaatatatcaatttttttaatcacatatatgtaacaataaatttacttaaaaattgcttcagtaactattttttataaacttatatattttttaggaaaagTTCCAGCCCCATTCATTTTCAACACATGTTTCGGCCATCTGAAGTCGATGGGTAATCACGTAGGTGACTGGGAACACATGAGTTTATCGTTCAATGGAAAGACCATCCCACACAAAATGTTTCTAGCTGTACATGATGCAGGCGTTTACTATAATTTCGATATAAAACGGAGCATTTTCCGTTACGATTCTCAAGTAACACGAAAGGGAGTCGTACAGAGACCTAAGTTTCCCAGAATCGTTAGAACTCAGGGAGGACATCCCGTATTATTTTCGGCTCTGGGTTCGCACGGATTGTGGTCGTCACCGGGTGTTCATGATTACATCCGTGTTCCTAGATTATCAGATAAAAATGGGTATGGTATTCCATGGAAAACATGGAACAACGTTCAGATATATCACTTCGGTTCAACCAAGATTCCCAATTGGATGTTGTTCAAGGGTAAATGGGGTAATCCCAAGAGCaactgttttttgtttaagaaacTAGGTTTATGCGAATATACCGACGGCCCCGTTGGATTATTGAGGAatgttcaagatttttattgttaattgttgttattgttttcattatatgttaaagttaaagtttgtttcatttaaagCATTCAAATGTGATATGTTTATGCGCTATTAGTAGTACAATATAATaagactaaaaaaaataaaatagtttattaacataaaattaaagtataacACGGAAATATGATATCATATACAAATGGAATGTCCTATTGATTAAACACTTAATAAACATTCTCAGACTATAACTTATAGACTTACAGaagttcaattataattaaaattgagaatACCAtgtataagtatatttatatttttaaattggtcaACAATAGAATAACAACAtgtatatattcatttaaaaaataagtggcaaataaaaattaatcatggaCTTTAACATTTGGAAGAAATTTTGCAGACAACAGTGactgtaatttgttttttaatgttacagAAGTAGCACTCAGCGTTTTCAGTGACGTGGCGGCGTTTTGAAGAGTCACTTGTGATTTCAAAAGTTGCTGATCAATTACATTTAGGGTTTTCGAAGCTTCTTCAATACAATTGTCACAGTGTGTTTCTATATCATTATGTAATTTGATATTACATTCCCCTAAAAAAATAAGgttaacacaaatttattttaacagtgataattttcaattactcAATTTTTGATGAAGTAGTGAATCATATTGAATATTCTTTACATTATCTGTTGTGTGGGATTGATGCATGGCAGACTCCGCACTACAGACACTGCCCccattttctgaaaattttttagttaaatataagcgtaattttattacaattattaccaTCCTCTGATTCTGAATCTTCTCCTGTTACTACTTCTCCTTTTACACCCAATGctgaatttatctaaaatatatataagtaattaatataagattttatttttgataaatttacttGCTACTGGGATTACAACTTCATCTTCACTGTCAGTTTCAGACGCTTCTCCACTAATAACAACGGGTTTactcatttttcaaataatttttctgttgtCAAAATATAACCTAAAATTTCCAATGCTACGTAGTGATGTAAACATTGTGCAGATCCGTATTCAAACTTATTAtagaaacttaaatattaaatattttagccataacccttttatttaatgggaaatgttaaaataatattaatttactattgttgttttacatcagtacaatattataaaaactactatattcttattctataaaatgttacatatttgTATGTGACTGAATTGTGCCGGCCATATATATTGCAACTTTATAGTAATTGCGAaaggaattttttaatgattaaatctgtgttaattaaacattaacattttgtataatattctttttagttCTGGTCTTTCaaattggctttaatttcagtttacaataaaatgcattttttgtcATTCGAATTccagttattaattttcaagtttgAGTTTTTCGaacttaaagaatttttttcttagataCTAATGAACAGTTTAtctaaatcttttaataatttggaaaacgattaactaattttgtctTAAAGTGTTGCCATCTTTTCTTGTATCTCTCTGTAACGTAATTTTCCTATCCACTTCgactaatgattaaataattataatcagcGAAAGACCATTAGTAAACAatggatttaaattcacaaagacacaacaataacagaaaaaacaataaacattataagtaTTGTCATCCAATTCAAGCGGAATAgctcatatatttaatatattttaataaattgctaataattatggccattgtataagggaaaaaattaataaaacatacaaatgTATTAAAGGAGACGGTTTCagtctaaatttattacaccACTGATTAACAACACGAGCAGTACTTTACATAACgctgtaatattttttcaccacttaaatatttaagattcttGATCGTCTTCTTCTAATATAATGGTcctaaatagaaattattattaatattacaatatattgatGTACAACCTATGTAGTTagatttaaatctaatatattatatttctaattacatAGTTACTTACTCCAATAATGATGTACCTATAAGAAGTAGCAGACAAATTATTTacgtgataaaaatattttgaacgtACCAGAAGTTTGATTACATCTTGCACAtctataaagaaattttttatattatttaaccatCAATATAAGTATTCATAATAtacttattgtattttgtatgataaaaaattatattttcatattttattcactaacattttgtcaatatttagctcccttgatatatttaaaacatgtataccaaaataaatttaatcgcTTACCTTGACAAAGGTTTCAACGGTTTTCTTCTGGGAAGTTTGCTGAAAATATGTAGAGAACCAACATACTCTCGGAAATaactatttaacaaatattacctTTTGAAGGCACAGGCATGTTTAGCGTGTCCGTTCGATTCGTCGCTAGTCATCTTACATttacaatttctaaaatttgtgtaatatATACTAATCTGTAACACATTTGCTTATATGATCGAATTACCTGGAACATTTCATAATCTCAtcatatgttaatattttcgtAGCTGATGGCTGTTgcctatatataaaaatatatttcattattttttttttgttaattcaaattaacttaGACATTAAACATAAATGTTGTTagtcacttttttattatactgaacaacaaatattctgaataaaaGTTAGCTGAAaagtactttaattttaacaaactaaTACATACTTTGAGAAACTGATTTCAATATTCTTATTATGGTTGGACAGAATATTTCTGTAAAAGATATAATAGATTTGAATTAatgataatagtaaaaaataaacttactcTTGATTTGTCGATATTTTTGCTACTTCATCTGCAGACCTAAAGTGAAAatggtattatattatacacgtataaaacaattttgtaaagtATCTCACTTATggattgtaatatttaaggcAGACACTTGTTTTTCAGGTGTTACGGAGATTACAGGAagtctgaaattaaaaattaaaaacaaaatcgtACAGAACTCATCTAAAAAAGTcaaagaattatatttatggacTTACTTATTAGCTTCCAATATAACGGGAACTTGTGTTATTCTGGAAATAATGGGACTTATTACTACAAAcgtcataattttgtttagacAAATTTACTTGTTTGTTTGTATAGGCttctcaacatttttttcatttatatcaaaattatcaatttgaatgagactttttatgtattttttatcggTTTCGCTCGCCTTAATATCTTCTAGTGCTAACAAAAAGTCATCTATAACTGATTTGAAATTGCCCGAGCcaattttctttctaatatCGTTGTCCTTctcattgattaatttatttgatgattTAATTGTAGCCGTAAGAACTTCGTTCAAGATTTTCGCTTTTCTATCTTTCCAAGATTCTATATCTGCTTCTTCAATTTTACAACCGCCTACAATACTAACCGAATAACTAATTTCAAACGGTTAATTGAGACATACATTCAtcattcattttcattttaacttGTTGATCAATATCTGGACATAACATGCAAAACTTATCAACCAATTCATCCATTtcctgaatttttttattataagctAGTTCTTTTTGTTGCAATCTCTCTCTATACCAATTCTCTTGTTCTTGATAAAGCTTCATTAGACCTGTATATCTAACAGTAACTTCTTCTGTTTCACTAGTTTCGTGTGCATGTTTGTCCATTCTTTGGCATGTTTCACTGATACGACTCATTGTTTCTTTAATATCTTCCttttctttctgtaattctaAGATAATTCTTTGATATTCTTGAATTTGTTCCAAATTGTTGGTAATTTCTGTTTGAAGAACAACATTATTGGCCAAAAATTCCTGAAAACGAATGCTTTAAatcgatattaaaaattaaaaataggtttacCGCTAATTGATTGTCTCGTTCGGAGATAAGCTGCGCATTTTCCTCCTCTAGTCGATCta
Encoded here:
- the LOC109609084 gene encoding biogenesis of lysosome-related organelles complex 1 subunit 3 isoform X2 gives rise to the protein MSKPVVISGEASETDSEDEVVIPINSALGVKGEVVTGEDSESEDENGGSVCSAESAMHQSHTTDNVKNIQYDSLLHQKLRECNIKLHNDIETHCDNCIEEASKTLNVIDQQLLKSQVTLQNAATSLKTLSATSVTLKNKLQSLLSAKFLPNVKVHD
- the LOC109609084 gene encoding biogenesis of lysosome-related organelles complex 1 subunit 3 isoform X1; the encoded protein is MSKPVVISGEASETDSEDEVVIPVINSALGVKGEVVTGEDSESEDENGGSVCSAESAMHQSHTTDNVKNIQYDSLLHQKLRECNIKLHNDIETHCDNCIEEASKTLNVIDQQLLKSQVTLQNAATSLKTLSATSVTLKNKLQSLLSAKFLPNVKVHD
- the LOC109609075 gene encoding uncharacterized protein LOC109609075, whose translation is MDMRLVAVFDLLVFVVLVNAQFVDKQQIEYLVLKWSPLIWMSPEEKFMPLAAEEFLKHMKISDENGKPLETTSFENGLKYSTKSFHLVTKLTLDSLKENNSSFLYGKNPKENSVPVYAIVTYCSPYISFHSTDLENIRNDINIVYGKVEPNLNFHVSYWIFYPYNEGKEICFIGKVPAPFIFNTCFGHLKSMGNHVGDWEHMSLSFNGKTIPHKMFLAVHDAGVYYNFDIKRSIFRYDSQVTRKGVVQRPKFPRIVRTQGGHPVLFSALGSHGLWSSPGVHDYIRVPRLSDKNGYGIPWKTWNNVQIYHFGSTKIPNWMLFKGKWGNPKSNCFLFKKLGLCEYTDGPVGLLRNVQDFYC